The Nostoc sp. NIES-3756 DNA window TTTGCACTAGAATCTCAAATGTAATTCCTTCACATAAATTTGAAGCTTGGGGTAAAGCCAGAACATCAAATTCAATGGTGCTTAGTGTCTTTTTAAAATCATCATCTTCTAAGGTGTCAAACTCATAAAGTGTTGGAAAGCTAGTTAACAAATCACAATCATGTAAAATTTTATCTAGCTCCTGCCCTCCAACTAAGACAACAGAAACATTAGATTCGTCAAAAAGTTGCTTTAGGTCTAATAATGCCTCTCTTTGGAGATTGTCAGCATTATCAACAATGACTTGTTCTATCCCAAATAATTCCAAACTACCAGCTAATCTTGGACGTAAATCTTCTCGTTTACCTGTTGGTGCTGCGTGGTTAATATCCTTAAGAATTTGCGAAAACAGACGCTTAGAACTTGATGCTGACCAAGCTCTTACATACGATACTTTCTTCCTATCCTCTTCCCGATAATGAACCGAGGCTCGGCTTTTCCCAACATCTCTTGGCCCAACTACTCGACCGCATTGTTTTAATATTCGCAACTCATCCAGCCATCTGAAATATTCACAAGCCCGATCAGTGGGTATAAAGCAATTACTGAATATTTCTTCAATTTCAACGACTTTAGCAAGTTGATTATTTAACTCTAGTTGAGGAGCTAAGGTTTCAACATTAGGCTGAATTACAAGTTGTGATTGTGCCATACATCACCAAATATTCTTTAAATTTTGTTTGCGTCTAGAAATAACTAACTGATGCCTTTCCTGTTTTAAATTGTCTGCTTGCTCAGATACTTCTATTTGCACCTCAGTTTTTGGAACCTGTATTTCCTCCCTAGAAACTCTCTCTGGCAATACTTCAATTGGGTCATCATTCTTTACATAATTCTTAGCTCTACTTTTTCTTAATTCAACAACATTAGAGTTTTTCTTAGAACCAGAACGTAAGCGTTTTTGTTCTGCTTGTCTTCTTTCTTTCTTTTCCTGTTTACGCTCTTTTACAAGCTCCTTACGCTTACCTAATGCTAATAGAGCATCATAATTAGAATGCTCTCTACGAGCCTTGCTACGCTCCTTATTAAGACTTTTCAATTCTTCTATACTCAATTCTTGGGTATCCATGTTTACTGCATGAACGTACCCTAAGAAATCTCCTATGTCATCATTTGCATCACAACTGTAGACATATAATGTCAGAATATGGTCTGGGTCATATCTCAGTGTCACATATTCACCTTTGTAAGCCCTGAGTGATTCTCCTCGATAAATCAGGTTCTCGAACTGGATAGAACCATGAGCTTGAACAACCCGTTGAGTTTCTTTCATTAAACAAATATCCAATTCTCGCTCATCTAAAGGCTCAGGTAGTTTTCCTCCCATTCCCTTGAACCATCTTTCAAATCTTGTCTCGCGGGGATCTTTGGGATAAGGTTCATGATTATAAATGTCACAAAAGAAACTAGCCAAAATCTTGTCTATATCCTGTATGCCCAAACAAGCTTCTTTTTCTGCGTTTTCAGGGCGTTCCTGAACATTAGATCCTGTGTAACCAGGTAAGTCTTTGAGAACTTGAGTATTAATCGTTTTAAAAATCCGTTCTACAATACCACCTTGGTTTGGGCGATCGCGCAATTCGCATTGAAATCGCAGTTTCTTGCCGATGGCTTTGAGATGTTTAGAGCGAAAATCTTTGCCGCCATCAGTGAAAAAGTATTGAAAAGGAGGGCCATAACCCCAAGGTTTACTCAATTCATAATCATGGGGATACTGCTTGGGTAATATAGAATGTCTTAAAGCAAGAGCCACTTCAGCAGACCCAGGTTGTTTTATCCATAAGTGGAAACCTAAAACACAACTGGAGAAAGTATCAACAACAGTAGTTAACCAAGGTCGCTCAGGTAATAACACACCGTTACTATCAACTATCCGAATATCCAGTTCTGTATGGTCACATTGAATAATTTGGTTGCTAAACTCAGCTTTTAGTTGCTTGCCATCTCGTGTTTCCACCGTCAACCAAGATCCAGAAC harbors:
- a CDS encoding AAA family ATPase, whose product is MAQSQLVIQPNVETLAPQLELNNQLAKVVEIEEIFSNCFIPTDRACEYFRWLDELRILKQCGRVVGPRDVGKSRASVHYREEDRKKVSYVRAWSASSSKRLFSQILKDINHAAPTGKREDLRPRLAGSLELFGIEQVIVDNADNLQREALLDLKQLFDESNVSVVLVGGQELDKILHDCDLLTSFPTLYEFDTLEDDDFKKTLSTIEFDVLALPQASNLCEGITFEILVQSTGGRIGLLVKILTKAVLHSLKNGFGRVDQNILEKIANRYGKRYIPPENRNKNS
- a CDS encoding Mu transposase C-terminal domain-containing protein encodes the protein MPDKEFGLTGELTQITEAIFLSESNFVVDPLHIILESSDSQKLKFNLIQWLAESPNRQIKSQRKQAVADTLGVSTRQVERLLKEYNGDRLNETAGVQRCDKGKHRVSEYWQQYIKTIYENSLKEKHPMSPASVVREVKRHAIVDLGLEHGDYPHPATVYRILNPLIEQQKRKKKIRNPGSGSWLTVETRDGKQLKAEFSNQIIQCDHTELDIRIVDSNGVLLPERPWLTTVVDTFSSCVLGFHLWIKQPGSAEVALALRHSILPKQYPHDYELSKPWGYGPPFQYFFTDGGKDFRSKHLKAIGKKLRFQCELRDRPNQGGIVERIFKTINTQVLKDLPGYTGSNVQERPENAEKEACLGIQDIDKILASFFCDIYNHEPYPKDPRETRFERWFKGMGGKLPEPLDERELDICLMKETQRVVQAHGSIQFENLIYRGESLRAYKGEYVTLRYDPDHILTLYVYSCDANDDIGDFLGYVHAVNMDTQELSIEELKSLNKERSKARREHSNYDALLALGKRKELVKERKQEKKERRQAEQKRLRSGSKKNSNVVELRKSRAKNYVKNDDPIEVLPERVSREEIQVPKTEVQIEVSEQADNLKQERHQLVISRRKQNLKNIW